In Tautonia marina, the genomic stretch TCGGCGCCGAGAGCGGCCGAGGATTGCTCGGACGCTTCGATGGCCGACACCTGACGCTTGAGGAGATCCACCGCTTCCCGAATGGCCCGGTCCGGATGCTCAATACCCTGCACTGGGACCTCCCCCGGCTGTTCGACGAGATCAAGGTCGCCCTGCGCAAGGCGGCCTCCGGCGGAGCAAAGCCCGAGGGGATCGGGCTCGATACCTGGGGCGTTGACTTCGGACTGATTGGCCGAGGCGACACGATTCTCGGCAACCCGGTTCACTACCGAGACTCCCGGACGGAGGGGATGATCGACCTGGCCTGCTCGATGATCCCGCGGGAACGGATTTACGAGATCACCGGCTTGCAGTTTCTGCCGTTCAACACGGCCTTTCAACTGCTGGCGATGAAGCAAGCCGGCTCTCCCCTGCTCGACGCGGCCGAAACGATGCTGATGATGCCCGACCTGCTCGGCTGGCTCCTGACCGGCCGCCGCGCGGGAGAGCTGACCGACGCCTCGACCACGCAGTTGCTCGACGCCAACGCCGGGGCCTGGTCGGACGAACTGTGCAATGCACTCGGCCTCCCTCGGCAAATTCTTCCTGAACTGATCGCGCCGGGGAGCGTGCTGGGAACCGTTCGCCGCGACGTGGCCGATGAGACCGGCCTGGACCCGAACACCTCGGTCATCGTTCCCGCGACGCACGACACGGGAAGCGCCGTCGTGGCCGTGCCTGCCGCCGGCAAAGGGCCCGGATCGCCCCCGGACTGGTGCTACCTCAGCTCGGGAACGTGGTCGCTGATGGGGGTTGAGGTCGCCCGGCCGATCATCACCGCGGAGACCTATCGGTACAACTTCACCAACGAGGGCGGGGTCGATGGAACCTCTCGCCTCTTGAAGAACATCATGGGCCTCTGGCTCGTGCAGGAGTGCCGACGGACCTGGGCGCGATCGGGTCGGGAATATTCGTATGAAGACCTGATTCCGCAAGCCGAGGCGGCCCCGGCGTTCCGGTCGCTGGTGAACCCCGATCACCCGTCGTTCCTGCCTCCCGGCGACATGCCGGCGCGGATCGCCGCCTTCTGCCGAGACACCGGCCAGCCGGTCCCTGAGGATGAAGGGGCATTCGTCCGCTGTGCGCTGGAGAGCCTGGCGTTGACCTATCGCTGGGTCGTCGAGCGCCTGGAGGAGATCACCGGCACGCCGATCAAGACGATTCACATTGTCGGCGGCGGTGCCCGCAACGCCCTGCTCAACCAGTTCACGGCCGACGCCACCGGCCGCCCCGTGCTGGCCGGGCCGGTCGAGGCCACGGCGATTGGCAACCTGCTCATGCAGGCCCGCGCCCGAGGGCGGATCGGCTCGCTGGCCGACCTGCGCGAGGTGGTCGCCGGGTCGTTCCCCGTGACCACTTACGAACCAAGTGACTCGGCCGCCTGGACCGACGCCATCGGCCGCTTCGGCGAGCTGCTGGCCCGGTCCTGAGCCGAGGCGGCCTTCACGCAAACAGAGTGCGAACGGGTCGGCCGGTGGCGAGCGGGTGGGGTCGGTCGGTCGTGTCGTGGAGTTCGAGGCTCGGGTCGAAGCCGAATCGCCAGTAGATGGTGGCGGCCAGGTCGGCCGGGGTGACGGGATCGGAGGCGGGATAGGCCCCCATGCGGTCGCTCGAACCCAGGACGAAGCCCCCCTTGACCCCGCCTCCGGCCAGGACGGCGCTATAGCAGTCGGGCCAGTGGTCGCGACCGGCGTCGTTGTTGATTCGGGGGGTGCGGCCGAACTCGCCGAGGGCGACGACGAGGGTCGAGTCGAGCAAGCCTCGGGCGTCGAGATCCTCGATCAAAGCGGCCAGCGACTGATCGGCCACGGGCACGAGGTGGTCGCGGTGCTGGTCGAAGACCTTGAAGTGGGCGTCCCAGTTCTGGCCTTGCTGACGGAAGTCGTACACGTTGACGAAGGGCACCCCGGCCTCGACCAGGCGACGCGCCATCAAAAGGTTTTGCCCGCGCATCTCTCGGGCGATGCCCAGCTCGGCCCCGTTGCCGCCCCCACCGCCCGCACCGACGCTCGCCGGGGGATGGTCGTAGCCGTAGCGGTCGCGGAGTTTCGGGTCCTCCCGGTCGATCTCCAGCGCCTTGCGGACCTGCTCGGAGGCGAGCAAGCGATAGGCGCGTTCGTACGAATCGGCCATGGCGCGCGGCTCGCCGCGGAGGGTCGCCCCTTCCATCGCGTCGAGCAAGGCCCGGCGACGCCCCCGACGCGCCGGAGGAAGATCGGCCGGGGTCCTGAGCAATGCGGCCTGGTACGACCGATCGGCCATGTCGACGAGGACCTGGAACGGGTCATACGCCGAGCCGAGGAACCCGCCCCCCTGGCACGGCACATCCACCACGTTGTGAAAGGCAAACGGCAAGGCGGCATGAGGAACGGCCAGGTTCTCGCCGCGTCGCAGGTAGCTCAAGGCGCCGCCGAAGCTGGGGTAGAACTGCGGCTCGGGGGAAAAGAGTTCCTGGTCTCCTTGCGGAGCGGGTCGGCCGGTGAGGGTCTCCATCGAGGCCGAATCGTGCAGGCGGTTGCCGTGGGTCATGCTCCGAATCAGGGCGACCTTGTGCATGACCGTCGCCATCTTCGGTTGAAGCTCGGAGACGAACACGCCGGGGGCCGAGGTGGCGATCGGCCGGAATTCGCCCCGGACTTCGAGCGGGGCCTCGGGCTTCGGGTCGAAGGTTTCGAAGTGGCTTGGGCCGCCGTAGTAGAAGACCAGGATGCAGGCCCGGATCGGCGGCGGATCGCCCGGCGCGGTCGATCGACCGCCCGACGCCTGAGCCGCCCGCATCAGGCCAAGCAATCCCAGACCTCCCAGCCCCCCCGTGCGCAACAAGGCCCGCCGCGAAATTCGAGGGCCGGGGCACCGGCTTCGGGGCTCCGATCGTGTGGTCATCGGCGCTGCTCGTCTTGATCCGATTGAGGCGGGGCGAAGGCGTCGATCACGCTTCTCACTTCGGTCACGGTAATGACCAGGATCGCTCGTTGCCAAGCACATTTTGAACAAACGTGGGAGATAACAAGAGTGACTGGGGCCCTGGGCAAGGGTCTGGGAACGTGCCCTGGGGCGTCGGATCGGGGCCGAGGCGTTCATGGGCTCGGCGGATTGACCTTCTGCTCGGACATCGACCTCCAGCATTCGGCTGTCAGGCGGTAGAGGACGTGAGGAAGGTCGGCGTACTCGGTGTCGCATTCAAAGGTGAACCCGGCCTTTTCCATGACGCGGCGCGAGGCGAGGTTCGTCGGCTGGGTGAAGCAGACGAGGGACGGGAGGGTGAGGGTTTCGAAGCCGACCTCGACGCAGCGGCGAGCCAGCTCGGTGGCCAGGCCGCGCCCCCAGTAAAAGGGGAGGAAGGCGTAGCCGATCTCGACCTCATCGAGCCCGGCGATGACGACGTGCCGCAAGCCCCCTCGGCCAATGAATCGGCCCGAGGAGCGGTCTCGGATCGTGTACCAGCCGAAGCCGAACCGATTCCAGTGGTCCATCAGGCGCCCGAAGATCGCCTCGGTCTCCTCACGCGATCGTACACCCTTGAGCGTGGCCATGACGACGGGATCGGAATTCATGCGGATATAATCATCTAAATCGGACCAGGAAGGGCGTCCGAGGCGAAGCCGAGCCGTGACGATCGGAGCGATGGCGGGATCGGTCATGACGTGCCTCGCTTGGGCCTGCAGCAACGAGAACGGAGCCCCGCGACGGCACATCCGCCGGGGGCTCCGAAACCTCGAACCAGGACGAGGGGCAGCTTACGGGGCCGCGTCGCCTGCAACGCGGTCGAAGATCAGGCCCGGATCGTTCGGCGGAGCGCCGATCGGCCGGAAGGTAAAGCGGTCGGGACCGCCGGAGATGGCCTGGCCGATGAGGTCGCCTTGCTCCTCGCTGCGGAGGATCAAGGTGTCTCCGTCGATTCCGTAGGGGCCGGTCAGAGTGGTGGCCTCGCCCTGCTTCGGCGTCACGACCCAGGAGAAATTCCCTTCCTCGTCGATGGTCAGCTCGAAGCGGACCTGATCGTTCGGCTCGGCCCGCCATTGGCCGACGAGGTCGGTGGCGGGGGCGTCGGCGTCGGCCTCCGCCTCGGCGTCGGCCTCGGCCTCGGCCTCGGCGGGGGCGGGTTCGGCGGCCGGCGCGGGAGCTGCGCCCGGTGCGGGGGCTGCGGCCGGGGTGGGGGGGCTGCTCGCGGGGGGCTCGGCGGGGCCGGTCAGGGCTTCGAGCATCCGAGAGGCGACCACGTCTTCCGGCTGCTGGGTGGTGACGACCTGAAGGGCTCGGACCGCCGAGTCGTCGTGGCCGAGAATCAGGTAGTGATAGGCCAGGACGAAGTGCGAGGCCGGGTCGTTGGGGTTCTGTCGGCAATAGGACTCAAGGTTGCGAAGCTGATCGGTGTAGTACGTCGTGTTCTTGTAAAGGCTGCTCATGGTGGTCCAGTCCCAGCCGGGAGCGACCGCGAGCAGGGCGTTCAGCACGGCGGCGGCGTTGCGGTAATCGCCCAGAGCAAAGAGGCAGAGGGCGCGGAACTCGTGCATGATCGGATCGCCGGGCGTCAGCCGGAGGGCCTCTTCAATCAGGCTCAGAGCCCGTCCGTTGTCGTTGTTGGCGAAGGCGGCGCGGGCCTGGTCAAAGAGCTGATAGGCCTGCTGCTGTTCGGGCGTCAGTTGCGGTTCGGCCGGGGCGGCGTCGGCGGGCGCCTGGCCGGGATCGGCCGTCAGGTAGGTTTGCACGACGATCGGCTGGGAGTAGTCGTAGACCGGAACGGTGGCGACCGGCGCGACATAGTACGGGTTCAGATACGACGCGCTGTAGTAGCCGGAGGTCCACGACGACAGGCTGTTCAAGGCCCACATGCTGGTGCCGAAGGCCAGGGGGATCGACCAGGCATTGGCCCACGAGTTGTTCCAGCAGCCGTGATACCAGCCGTGGTAGACCGGCGGGACATAGCGGTTGTACCAGGCGCCGGCCCACTGGTTCGCGCCCCATCCCCATCCGGGGCTCCCCCAGCCGCTGCCGCCCCATCCCCAACCGGGGCTTCCCCAACCACCGCCGCCTCCCCATCCCCATCCGGGACGGTTGACGTTGATGTTGTTGTTATTCCAGTTGATGTTGTTCTGATTGAGCCAGTTTTGGTTATTGTTGATGATGTTGTTGATGTTTCCCGAACCAATATTCGGTCGGTTGCCCCCGCCGATAATCGGTCGATCACCGCCGCCGAAGATGGGACGATCGCCCCCGCCGATGTATTCGGGCAAGGTCGTAATGCCGCCACCGGGCCGTCCCGGTCGGTTTCCCCCGATGATGGGACGATCGCCACCTCCAGGCCGTCCCGGCCGGTTTCCTCCGATGATGGGCCGATCGCCGCCGCCAGGCCGTCCCGGCAGGGTGGTGGGCCGGTCGAAGCCAGGCCGTCCAGGGAGGGTGGTAGGCCGATCGCCGCCGCCAGGCCGTCCCGGCAAGGTGGGCCGATCGCCACCGCCGGGCCGTCCCGGCAGGGTGGTGGGCCGATCGAAGCCGGGGCGACTGGGGAGGGTTGTCGGCCGATCGCCGCCGGGCCGACCGGGGAGGGTTGTCGGCCGATCACCACCGGGTCGACCTGGCAACGTGGTGGGTCGATCGCCGCCGGGGCGGCCTGGCAACGTGGTAGGTCGATCGCCGCCGGGACGGCCCGGAAGGCCGGGAGTAGGTCGGGTGGTGCCGATCCCCGAGCCGGGGCGGTTACCTCCGGGTCGTCCCGGCAGGGTGGTGGGCCGATCGCCACCGCCCGGGCGTCCCGGCAGGGTGGTGATGCCGCCGCCCGGGCGACTGGGGAGCGTGGTGGGTCGATCGCCGCCGGAGATGTTGGGGAGCGAGGGACGGGTGACGCCCCCGCCGCCGGGTCGATCGCCGCTGCCAAGGCCGGGAATCGACGGAAGCGTGCTGCCGCCAGGCCGACCCGGGAGCGTCGAGGGAGGGGTGAATCCCCCGCCGCCGGGCCGATTCCCAAGGCTGGGGCGATTCCCACCCCCTGCGAGGTTCGGCAACGAGGGACGGGTCGTCGCTCCCCCGGCGCCGGGAGAGGTCGGCCGGTTCAGATTCGGCAATGAAGGTCGGGTGGCACCGCCGCCCGCGCCTGGGGCCGAGGGCCGCGACAGGTTCGGGGTGGAGGGTCGGGTGGAACCGATCCCCCCGCTCGGCCGGTTCAGGTTCGGCGTGGTCGGTCGGTTCTGAATCGAGCCGGGCCGTGTTGTGGGCAGGTTGGGTCGCGCGCTGGGCGTGCTCGGGCGGGTGGTCGGACGCGCTGCGGAGATGTTGGGGCGTGCGCCACCGGCGGCGCCCATTGAGGGGCGCGCACTGCCCCCCGGACGCGCAGCGCCCAACGAGGGGCGGGCGCCTCCGGTGGGGCGGCCGGCGCCCATTGAGGGCCGCGCACCGCCACCAGCGCGACCGGCCCCGATCGAAGGGCGGCCGCCTCCTCCGCCGCCGCGACGCTGAGCAAAGGCCAGAGAATCGGGCCAGAAGGCCATGAGCGTGGCGAGGATCGCGATGGCCACGGCCGGGAACCGTCGGGGAGTGGTGGTCATGGGTGCGTCGTCCGAATTATCGAGGGGCCGTGGGAGAGATCACGTCGTCCGCCTGAGTGCTGAGTTGAGGAGTCGAGCAGCAATCCGTTGACGAAATCGGTCTCGAAGGTCAGCCTCCCCGGCTGTCCGGTTACGCTCGGAACAGCCGGAGCGGCAAAGGCTTCGTCTGGAATCGGAACCGGTAAACCAAACCGGTTCCGATTCGCATTCCGCGATGTCTTATTCCTTGGGGGCGGGAGGTTGTCGCACGATGGTCACCTCAACATCCGGCTGCACGACCCCGGCAATCACGCGGTCGAGCGAGCTCCAGAGGAAGCGGTTCTCATCGATGGGAGTCAGGTAAAAGGTTGCCGATCCGGTGACGCCTTCCGGCAAGACGATCTCGCTCTTGACGACCCAGGCCGAGCCGTCGGTCGACCATCGCCCTTCGGAAAATCCGCCGTCGCTGTCGAAGTTCCACGAGCGGATGATCCCCTGTGCGGCGTCCCATCCGATCCGCTGATTGGTCTTGATGAGAGTCTCGCCATCTTGCTCGATCGTGTAGCCGCCGACGAGGAAGTTGCCGTCGTCGGACCAGGCGAACGAGACCGAGACGTTCTGATCGGCTCCTTCGCTGACCCAGTCGCCGACGAGCCAGGCGATCGGTTCGAGAAAGTCGTGAGCGGTCGGCAAGGGCTCCTCGGCGGTCTGCCTCATGCTGGCAATCTTCCAGCCGTCGCCCGTCTTGATGAGCACGGCAAGATAGCGGTTGCGGGCGCTGGCCTGGTCGGAGGTGGTGGTGATGGTCACGCCGTCCTCGATGGCGAGCGATGGGCCAACGAGGCGAAATTCCTCGACCTCCCGGACCAGCTTCGCCTCGGGGAACTCCTCAAAGAAGCGGCCGAGGATCTCGGTAATCGCGTCCTGACCTCGGTAGAGGTTGCCGGCCTCGTCCACCAGCTCGGCTTCTGCGGCAAACAGGGCGGCCACGGCCTTGGCGTCTGCCTGGTTGAAGGCCGCGTCGAACTGTTCCGCGAGCTTCTTCGGAGCGTCGCCATCGGTCTCCTGGGGAGCCCCGAGCGGTGCAAGGATCAGGCCCACCAAAGCCATCGTCGCGACGTGGGTCATCATGGTTGCCTCGTGAAGCAAGATGCAAAGGAAAGAGAAACCAAGGGGGCTCGGCAGCGGCCTGGGAACGGCCGATCGAAGGGTTTGGACACGCGCCCCCGGTCCAACTCGCACTCCTTTGAATCTAAGCCACGAAGGTTCGGGTCGGAAAGAAGGGATTCCCGCAATTTTGCCGTGATCCGATCGAGTTGCCTGTCAGGCAACCAGAGTCGGAGTCTTCAGAAGTGTGGATCGCAGGTCGTGTGCCACGGCGTTGCCTGAGCGGAACCGAATCGCCTTCGCGCCCTCCCTGGCCAGTGGCAACGCTCCCGGCTCGGCGCGGGGTCGGACCTCTTGCCGTCGCGCGTCTTGATCGCAAGGCGAGGCATTCGATTGCGCGACACAACTCTTGATTTCAACAGAGATTTCGATCGCCGATCCGGCCTCGCAGCCTCCCCGAGACCGCAATCACAGAACCCCCGCGATCACTGCCGGGACCATCCCCGAGGACGAGGCGATTCGCCCTTGCCTCGCGCCACGACCCATGCCGCACACCCACCCACAGAAGCCAGAAACCTCACGTCTACCACAGTGCAACGAGGGAGAGGGGCCAGAAACCTCCCCTCTCCCTCGTGAGCAAAGGCCCGACCCTGACACTGATCCGGCAAGCCGTTCGGGATCAAACCGGGGCCGACGGCTGCCGGGATCGGTGATCAGATCGATCGCGCGATCAGGCCACGTCGGGCCGGAAGGCCATCGTCATTTGACCGCTGGCTCCCATGGTTCGCATCTGGGGGCGGAGCGTCATATCGACGACGCCCGACCCCTGAGCGCCGGCCAGCGCGCCGGTGGCATCGACGACCTGGTAACGAAGCCGGGCGGTCGAGGCATCGGGGTCGGCATCGCCCGGGGCCCGGCCGGCCTGCAAGGTCATGGTGCCGCGCCGGGTGGTGACGGTCAGCGTCAGGTTCTCGGGAGAGGACGAGGCATTGGCCACGTAGTCGGCATTGATGCGGGCGGGGCCGATCCCACGGACCTGGCCGATCCCTTGAAGCTGGAACGACCCGCTGGAGCCGTCCGGAGCGATCTGGAGGCGGTAGTTGCCGCGCATCGTGCTCGACAGGTCGAGGTTCTCCAGATCGATCGCCGGGCCGGCGTTCGGCCGCGCATTGGGGGCCGCGAACGGCCGCGCATTGGGAGCCGCGAACGGCCGAGCAATCGGCCCGCTCTCGCCCGAGGCAATCGGTCGGGCGAACTGCGGAGCGACCGGTCGGGCCGTATTCCCGACCCCCGGCCTCCCCTGCAAGGTCCACGCCTGCCCGCTCTGCGCGGCCGGGTTGTTCGTTCCGGTCACGGTTTGCGGCGGGGTCTGGGCGGTGGTCACCAGTCCGCTCTGCGCGGCCGGATCAACGCTTCCGGTCACCGTTTCCGGCGGTGCCTCGGTTGTGGTCGTGGTGACGAGTCCGCTCTGGGCGGACACATCGGCCACCGTCGAGGTGGGCAGGGTGACTGACAGAAAGACCAAGGACTCCAGTCCCTCGACCTTCGGGCTCATCGACTTTGATCGACGCATGGCTCCTCCGTGCGATCGCTCGCCGTCCTCATGGCTCCGGGGCGTGGGGATGTTCCGTGGATCGTTCGGAAGACTGAGGCCCCGGACCTCGCTGCCTTCCCGATCACTTCCTCGGCCCGTTTCGCGCGATGGCGCCTCACGAACCGATTGCGGCGCGGACAGTACCGAGACGCCAAGGGTCTGTCAACGCAAGTCCTGTGAGAGATTGGCTCTCGGTAAAATCGCCGTCAAACTTGAGCGAAAATGTTCCCCTGGCCGGATTGGGGATTGACGGGGAATTGATCGGAGAGTTCTAATGATAAGCGTATGGGACCGTTCTTGATGGACGGGCCCCGGCGGTCGAGAAGGCCGGGTCGTGCCAGATGATGATGGCGCGGCTCGGCCTTTGTTCATGGAATGGGCTCGCCTCCGCCTGCCCGCCTGTCTGCTCCGGGACGTTCCGATCGTCGAGACGACCCGCGGCCCCTCCCTGTTGCGGTCTGGGAATGAGACCCAGCCCGCGTCTTCCTGGGAGGATCGGACAATGCGACACCCTCAACGACTCGGCTGGTTTCGGTGGGCGACTTGTCGGGGGGATCATGATGTGATTCCTCGGCGGTGGTCCAAACGGCGGCTAGTGATCGACCGGCTGGAAGCTCGCACGCTGCTGGCGGCGTTCCTCGACACAAGTTTCGGTGT encodes the following:
- a CDS encoding rhamnulokinase gives rise to the protein MPVDSRATTFFFDRRGAPDPMATTSYYLALDLGAESGRGLLGRFDGRHLTLEEIHRFPNGPVRMLNTLHWDLPRLFDEIKVALRKAASGGAKPEGIGLDTWGVDFGLIGRGDTILGNPVHYRDSRTEGMIDLACSMIPRERIYEITGLQFLPFNTAFQLLAMKQAGSPLLDAAETMLMMPDLLGWLLTGRRAGELTDASTTQLLDANAGAWSDELCNALGLPRQILPELIAPGSVLGTVRRDVADETGLDPNTSVIVPATHDTGSAVVAVPAAGKGPGSPPDWCYLSSGTWSLMGVEVARPIITAETYRYNFTNEGGVDGTSRLLKNIMGLWLVQECRRTWARSGREYSYEDLIPQAEAAPAFRSLVNPDHPSFLPPGDMPARIAAFCRDTGQPVPEDEGAFVRCALESLALTYRWVVERLEEITGTPIKTIHIVGGGARNALLNQFTADATGRPVLAGPVEATAIGNLLMQARARGRIGSLADLREVVAGSFPVTTYEPSDSAAWTDAIGRFGELLARS
- a CDS encoding DUF1501 domain-containing protein; translation: MTTRSEPRSRCPGPRISRRALLRTGGLGGLGLLGLMRAAQASGGRSTAPGDPPPIRACILVFYYGGPSHFETFDPKPEAPLEVRGEFRPIATSAPGVFVSELQPKMATVMHKVALIRSMTHGNRLHDSASMETLTGRPAPQGDQELFSPEPQFYPSFGGALSYLRRGENLAVPHAALPFAFHNVVDVPCQGGGFLGSAYDPFQVLVDMADRSYQAALLRTPADLPPARRGRRRALLDAMEGATLRGEPRAMADSYERAYRLLASEQVRKALEIDREDPKLRDRYGYDHPPASVGAGGGGGNGAELGIAREMRGQNLLMARRLVEAGVPFVNVYDFRQQGQNWDAHFKVFDQHRDHLVPVADQSLAALIEDLDARGLLDSTLVVALGEFGRTPRINNDAGRDHWPDCYSAVLAGGGVKGGFVLGSSDRMGAYPASDPVTPADLAATIYWRFGFDPSLELHDTTDRPHPLATGRPVRTLFA
- a CDS encoding GNAT family N-acetyltransferase — encoded protein: MTDPAIAPIVTARLRLGRPSWSDLDDYIRMNSDPVVMATLKGVRSREETEAIFGRLMDHWNRFGFGWYTIRDRSSGRFIGRGGLRHVVIAGLDEVEIGYAFLPFYWGRGLATELARRCVEVGFETLTLPSLVCFTQPTNLASRRVMEKAGFTFECDTEYADLPHVLYRLTAECWRSMSEQKVNPPSP
- a CDS encoding tetratricopeptide repeat protein, which produces MTTTPRRFPAVAIAILATLMAFWPDSLAFAQRRGGGGGGRPSIGAGRAGGGARPSMGAGRPTGGARPSLGAARPGGSARPSMGAAGGARPNISAARPTTRPSTPSARPNLPTTRPGSIQNRPTTPNLNRPSGGIGSTRPSTPNLSRPSAPGAGGGATRPSLPNLNRPTSPGAGGATTRPSLPNLAGGGNRPSLGNRPGGGGFTPPSTLPGRPGGSTLPSIPGLGSGDRPGGGGVTRPSLPNISGGDRPTTLPSRPGGGITTLPGRPGGGDRPTTLPGRPGGNRPGSGIGTTRPTPGLPGRPGGDRPTTLPGRPGGDRPTTLPGRPGGDRPTTLPGRPGGDRPTTLPSRPGFDRPTTLPGRPGGGDRPTLPGRPGGGDRPTTLPGRPGFDRPTTLPGRPGGGDRPIIGGNRPGRPGGGDRPIIGGNRPGRPGGGITTLPEYIGGGDRPIFGGGDRPIIGGGNRPNIGSGNINNIINNNQNWLNQNNINWNNNNINVNRPGWGWGGGGGWGSPGWGWGGSGWGSPGWGWGANQWAGAWYNRYVPPVYHGWYHGCWNNSWANAWSIPLAFGTSMWALNSLSSWTSGYYSASYLNPYYVAPVATVPVYDYSQPIVVQTYLTADPGQAPADAAPAEPQLTPEQQQAYQLFDQARAAFANNDNGRALSLIEEALRLTPGDPIMHEFRALCLFALGDYRNAAAVLNALLAVAPGWDWTTMSSLYKNTTYYTDQLRNLESYCRQNPNDPASHFVLAYHYLILGHDDSAVRALQVVTTQQPEDVVASRMLEALTGPAEPPASSPPTPAAAPAPGAAPAPAAEPAPAEAEAEADAEAEADADAPATDLVGQWRAEPNDQVRFELTIDEEGNFSWVVTPKQGEATTLTGPYGIDGDTLILRSEEQGDLIGQAISGGPDRFTFRPIGAPPNDPGLIFDRVAGDAAP
- a CDS encoding SgcJ/EcaC family oxidoreductase, with the protein product MMTHVATMALVGLILAPLGAPQETDGDAPKKLAEQFDAAFNQADAKAVAALFAAEAELVDEAGNLYRGQDAITEILGRFFEEFPEAKLVREVEEFRLVGPSLAIEDGVTITTTSDQASARNRYLAVLIKTGDGWKIASMRQTAEEPLPTAHDFLEPIAWLVGDWVSEGADQNVSVSFAWSDDGNFLVGGYTIEQDGETLIKTNQRIGWDAAQGIIRSWNFDSDGGFSEGRWSTDGSAWVVKSEIVLPEGVTGSATFYLTPIDENRFLWSSLDRVIAGVVQPDVEVTIVRQPPAPKE